The genomic DNA ATATTTTACCGATCGTTTAATTTGGTCTAATATCGTCTAATCTTTCGCCACACGCGTCGAATTTTCTTTGGCACTTCGTCAATTCTGGCGAAAAGAATTAGGAAGTCTCAAACGAGTGATTACCCTCTGCAGTTTCAAAAACCACTTTACTCAATGCTCTTACTAGTTCAGCTGTTTTCTCCAAGTTTGTAGCGACAAAATCGAATTCATTTTAACTCGAATGGCGAATGGGCATTTTCTGGTGGTAAAATAGGTTACCAAGGGTGAcatctttgttgaaaaattttagtttgaaacaaactgagaaaaactGGACTCATTCCTTGTATGATAAAGTCTGCTTTCTGTAAGTCGTCTGGGATGGAATACACTGATGTTTGTTTTCGAAAATTGTTACATTTTATAATCATCTCTCGTACAATTACATTTGAATATGTTGCATTATGTTTTCACTGTTTAAACGTATCTGCTTACAAAAATTCTTAATCATTTTGTGAATAGAATGAATGACTACTGTtcatttgccatttttttttgttgtttttctttttttctctcttggaATCTACAGAACAGTAGAGGCATTTATCAGAAGTAAATATGAACGAAAACAATATTTAAAGAAAGACGGATTACCTCCAACTAGATCCACCTCAAGTTCtgccaaagaaacaaaatcttCAGACAAGGTAATGGGTAATGACAGAGGTTCATCAGTTGCTGTGTGAGGGAAGTCaaaaggtttttaaaacactaaatttagtggcaccctccccccctcctttaaagaaaaaaaaagaaagaaaaaacagatcACATTATTTGGTTAAGAATCATGTAGATCCATggatttgtgaaaaaaaactttctatgGTGGCTTGGCTGCAAATTTTGGTGTGAAGTACAGTTCCTTCTTAGGAGTTAAGATTTGAGATTTCAGAATGTTAGGTTTCAGGTTGGTTCTGGTTGTTAAGTTGTAACCaagtttttttgtatgtttactTCATGAGATATATTGTTTCTGAAACAGAGGAAAAGGAGGGAAAAGAAGGAAGAAGGCATATCTATAACCCCTCTTAAAATTGaagctgaaaagaaagtaagtttAAGTATCATGAATTATTTGAATTCAGGCTTGTATTGGGCATGAACCTGTACTCTTATTTTGGAAGTTAGAATCAGTCAGTGGTTGCCACCGAAATTTTCTGCTATGTGTGGCTTGGTTGATGACAGCACCTCAACACTGTCTTAGGGGCCAGTGTTCAAGCACCTTTGAATCctgggttttttaaattttgttttgaggtTAATTGCAATTGAGATTAACTAAATAATGCATCTTAACAGGCAAATTGTCTTTCACCATAACATCATTCATTTACTTGCCTTTTTATTATAATGGGCAGAAGATTGTATTGAAACTTAGTAGAACCAATGCAAACTATACTGTTCCTAATCACTTTGCTCCATTAACAAGCAGTGTAAACATAAAGGTTTTGTAATTCAAAGTGCTTTGGAAAGTTAGCCTAATGTTTTAAGAGGTCTTTTTGCAGAAGATTAAAGGAGTGTGGAAGGAAGGAAGGTTTGTTCAGTTATTGGAgataggaaattttgaaaaaataaatcttgtAACTTATTTGTTACTttgctttctctctttttgtaaTGAAAGGTTGCTCCTGCTGTCAGTTCAGTGGCTCAACCACGCCCACACTCCCACCCTCCCCCAGTAAAAGCACCTGAACCAGCCAAACCTGCTGCTCTGGTTGATCTACTGTCCTTAGACACCCCAGCACCTGCCCCAGCCCGAGCACCTGCACCAGTCAGTTCTGCTGGTTTGCTAAATTCTCTTGCCCAGCCTATGCCTGCTGCTTCACAACCTGCCAAGACTGGTTTAGAGAGTGAGGTAAATGGTTTGAATTCAGTGGTCTTTTCACCAGCCAGGTTGTTGGGTTTACTAAACACAAGTGTCTCACGAGGACCCTTGAACATGGGAATGTTATGTTTTTCGGACAGTTTGGCTATCATTGGAAGAAATTTAGCTTGCCTTCTCTGTTTTGTTCATTATGTTGGTTGagtttttattgtcattttttttttttaactcaagaTTTTACATATGGAAGTTGTCATGCTCTCCACCACTTGATATCTTTGTTGCGACAAACTTCACCTTTGTAgaggaataaaaaatattttgtgtccACACCACTGGACTAATTCAACAGTTAAGCACAAATTTGGCTCTTACTCTTGCAGCCTAAAAGTGCATGTAACAGACCACGTTTAGCTCTTTACATTCATATtgtgcatttcttttttttgttggaCTGAATCGTCATGCCCTTTAATTTCagtcaattttgttttgtccactgtgtttgtttattttttgcatCACTTGTATTTGTTTTAGCTGATTGATTTTGGTGCATTTCAAGCAAACACCACAATTGACACTGGCTTTAGCCAATCACAGCAGGTAATGATATTGCCTCTGCCATTTCACATCACACTTTCCTTTTGTTAAAGTGACAATATAGAATATTCTCTTCTACTTTAGTCTGACAGCCAATCACATAACAAAAATTACCTGTCTCTGTCCATAAAACAGCCACTCTTAAGGATTACAGGCTGCATGACCTACTATGATTAATACATTTAGTTTATTTTACAATATTCACACTGCATCTGATGAGTTATTGATGTAGacaataaatcttttttctaAGTTTTGGTAATGTTTCTTTACTAAATTACTACCAGCAGCTCAACACACAAGTACCTCAAGAATCAAACCAAGAATCTCTTCTTAAAGATGACTCTACAACCAATAAGTCAACTAAAGGTAAGATACAATTTGCATGTCTCTCTATCTCATTTTAGATTTGAAATAAACAGTTATTTTGAAATGTCAGTAGGTGTATCTGTATACCCAAATATACTCATTGAATTAAGGTTTCTTGCTTATTATTACAAATAAAGAGTGAAAGATCTTCGATCCTTTTCACAACATATCAACGTGTTCTCAGTGTGTGATGTTGGCCTGAAGATTAAAATCAGTGGTGACGTTATTGTATCCTTTACTTTGTCTTCCACTCAGACAGTTAGGCTATTTATGAGTCCAGTATGTCAGCAGGTAATATAGTGATGACTTTGTGGGGACTTCACTGGATTACAGttgcattttatcatttttgttgattttttcacAGACAGTATAATGGCACTGTATGCACCGAAAACACAGGGAAGTCAACCTCAAATGTATGGTGTCCCTGGTGGCATGTACATCCCTCCACAGCAACACCAGCAACAGCCTCTCCCTAATCAGCACCCAGCAATGTTTAACAGGATGGGTGCAGGTCCACCTCAGGGCGTGGGTGCAGTTCCCCCTCATGGAATGCCAGTGGGAATGGGAGTACCCCGTCAACCAGCATTCatgcaacagcaacagcaacagcagcagGTTTGTAATGTGTCTCTTGTCAGGTGTTACCGTTTGTTAGTGGGAGCTAGGGGCATAGTGCTGCCTTCCAAAATGGCTGTGTTTTTGATAATATTTGAGGGGAATGGCTGTCCTAGGGCAACCTTTTCAAAAGCTGGAAAGTTCAATGGTAGTTTCCACGTACAAAAAAGCATAAATACGCATATCCTTGAATATCACACAAAACTCCATTAGGTTATGGCTCTTACCAAAAGCCCCTAGATGGTGAAGGATTTGGATggttagaaaagaaaagaggatCAGGGTTGGAAAGTGTAAACAGCAGTTGATAAAGCAGCTGTGTGTGGTTATTGTGGTTAAGGTTTGATTGCCAGATTTGATTGTAAGAAGAATCTTACTCAAGAAAAACACGTGTTGGATTATTTTCAGGATACTGTAGTGCAATGTTCAGGTGTGACTGGATATTGCATGGTTGTTGAATTCAAAATACTGACCAGTACTGTATGGCCATTAAAGAATTTTGCAAACTCATTTTTGAGTGTTATggattattaaattttttttcctcttggcAAACAGGTGGCTCAAATTCAGCAACAAATGCAACAGATGCGACTCAAACAACAAATGCCACCTCAGCAGATGAATATGCCAAATGGAAACCCAAACATGTTTGCATCTGCACAGCCATCAGTTTCAAATGGTTGGATGCCGCAGCAACCAATGTCTTTTCCCCAGCAGCAGCATCCTCAGTTTGTCACCACTGGACCTATTCCTAATGGCATGGCAGGCTATGGAGCTTATCCGATGGGATCGGTCCCTGGCTCAGGCCAAACTCTGAGCCATCAGTtgtggaaataaagaaaatcaagatgtTTTCAATATGTAAATAATGATCATAGTAATATGATTAATTAATATCTTGTATATTTGGTTACCGGTACCTGCGCTTGGTAACTGATTCGTTTAAAAGGGCAACCAGAGAAATGTGGTTGTTTTAATGAGACTCATTTGCATGTAATCTATCTTTGGTGTAAGAACTAAGCTTTACCTCAAGCCTTATCTGGTATGCTTTTTTAATGGAATGGGTTGGAGTTAAAGATTGAGGGAATAACTTATGACAGTTATGGTTTGATTTTGATATTACATAACTATAAGATGAGGTAGTGTAAAACTAGACGATACATGCAAAGATCCTAGGTGGTGGTCTGATAATTATAATGTGTTATCTGCTTGAGAAGAAACATTGGAATCTCATGCACATGTGCTGTAAATTCTTACGCCACGCTTTCAGACGACTTTGTTGTTGCCACCCCAAATAACCCATAACTTACAAACTTATGTAGAAAAGAGAAATGCAAAGAAAAGCAGGGAATCTTCTTTAACATATTTTGCTAGTTATGTAGCCCTGTCAAGTATGGaactgttgtttctttcatttcatttatgaTCATAACATTGTTTCTGTCAGTGCAATGATTTCTATTGATGTGGGGGACTGATTACACTGGGGAATGCAattgccatcatcatcatcattcttAAAAGTTTCATGAGTTATACTAGTggtattgttattataattattattgttgtgGTTATTTTCTTCAAAGTTGCCAGTTTTTGGCTGTTGCTATAGCTCAGCCATGTCACCAAGAATCCAAAAATAGTTTTGAAGCAGTAATTTTATATGTACCATACAGAAGTGGTAACTCTGGCCTCTGTGCTAAAGGAAAGCAGTTGCACAGCAAATCTCAAACCCTTCTAATAGTATGGGTTTGTCAAAAACCCTTTGTGTTCATATCTGGAAAAGGAAGTGAACTAAAAGTTTGTTTCAGAGAGCAGGTGTATGAATAGTTTCAGTTGAGGTTCAGTCGTATATCAGAAAGAAACATTGCAAATAATGTACTTCctggaataaaatttaaacttttatgCCATTTTGATTCTTagatgaattaaaaaagggacTATTCTTGAACTGTGAATCATgcagtgcaaaacatttttggaaCACCCGTCTTGAAATTTCTTCTTGTCAGTGTGTTGAATTAAGTTATTGATATTACAACTGAGTGCATACtattgataaattaaaaaattttccttgtcatttctcGCCAAAGGGTCAAAGTGATGATATACAATTTCATGCAGTTCTCTGGAGTTGTGTTCTGTTAATTGTCAGTTAACACTCTGATTCCTTGTATCCATCTCAACACCATCACTGTATTTCATGAGGTGTTAAATCTTTTGAAACTGAGGGGTATTGACCTCATTACATTTTGAGTTAATCTTTTCTCTTTAACtgagtttgtttaaaattgcGACCAGTTAATCATCAATTGTTTTTCAgtctattatttttttgtacattCAGCTTACAGTCCTtgcaattaatttaattttaaatgattCTTGTAAATGCATATGGTGCTCTGTCTTTCCCTTGGCCTTCACAAGCATTaccttgttaatttttgttcagttttcatATTTACTGCATAAGCTACTGATAAAGAAGATCCCAGTTTGTACATTCAAGGTGTACTATTGACAGTTTTGAAAACTAACTGCCTTTAAATAAGAGGAAACCTTTGAAATGATTATTGTTTAATGTGATGGATAGGCATGGTAGAATTGCTGCCAATAAACTTAAATTATCAATGGTGAAGGTAACGTGAGATTTTGATAAAGATGATAAGCTTTGAATGTTGAACAAGTGATAAGATTGTTTAATTGAAAGAGCTTGTTGGAACTTTTCAAGTCCAGTTTTTGTCTCTCATTTTCAGACTTACACAAATCTATTGGGGGGTAAGCAATCACATATTTTTTGTTCAACGTCCTCTTTGGCAAAAATCATACGGTGGCTAAACAAtcagacattttttttatgaagcAAAGTGTTGAATGGAAATGTTTGGTTTACAGCTATACATCAAACATGGGAACATGAGAGGTAGCTGAATGCTCAGGTGTGTTGGATGATGGTGTTTGATCATTTGAGTTCAGATTCATTCTTGTGCCTTGGGAAATtaaggtttttgttttaattttttcatctttctctcTTACCTTTAGTGAAAGTATCAGAGATAAGTAAGGTAGCTGTTGAGTTAAGTTGTTAACAATACTTAGAATGTAAGTCAGTTAGGGAGGTAGCAAATATTGTGTAAGCAATGTAACAGAAATAGTGAGTCTACTGAATAAAAGCTTGAGAAATGATTTGGTTCAAGTGTAATTTGATGCAGTTGAAAAGAGacctagaatttttttttttcttttataccTTTCAGGTTTCAAGGGAATTCCCTGCTATATCTTTTATAAATTATGCATACATGCATAATAAataagaggaaatttgaaagataCAGTTCTTTAAAGGACTATCACAGGTTTAACAAGAGCATTCCCTTGGATTTCTTGATGCTTCTACACTGAAGGACATTTTAGTGGAAGAAAAAATGGCTTTTGAAAGGAAACTTTGTTTGGCACAAGAGCACATCAGTCTTGCAGCTTATAACATTCCCCCTCCTAATTTAACCAATCATTGTTCAATGGTCATTGACACACTGTGTAGACAGTCCTCAACTTGCCCTGTTATTTCGCAGTTGCAGATTATCAGCCAAATGTCAGATATTAAACTTATAGTCTGTACAATCACCATGAACCCTTTCCTTCCAAATGTATTACCTCCACAAAGTAAAGAAGTTGAATCGaagttatatttaatttttggtaAGTTCTATTTATCAACAACAGCCATTGTCTTTGACTTAAAAGAGTGGCTTAGAAATAAAACTTACTggataagaaaatttttgttttgattcagCAGCACCAGTTCAACTCTAAATCAAAAAGATAcctgaataaatttaatttaaaccaAAGCATTAAAGTctgtacatacatgtacatatattgAGACCATAAATAATCTCATAAAtcaattcttgaaatttttatagATATTTATCTTAATAGGAattgttcaaaacaatttaCATAACTTAATGATGTGATACTTAGTCTAAAAAGCCAGGGTACAGAACTGTTCTATCTACAGTAATTGAAACTGATGATTGCATTACATGGCTAcaatagaaaaattttaaatcagctGGTTGCTTAATCAGAATTTTACAATAAATGGTCTACAAGTCCAAAGCCAAAAGATATCATTTATAAATGACTCTCTGAgtttaaaatgtacattaaaAATTCTCTTGTGAAGTACTAAACTGGTTATTGGCTGAAAAATGTTCTTTAAAATTGTGAGATAGTAAATCTTCTTGGTACAAAATAGTCAAGTACAGATGATGATGAGGAgagttttaagaaaataatcagTCAATCTACTTTTTGTAAatacacttttaaaaaaactatgAAACTCAGGTCACATTGACCATCCTAACTGTTGTGCAATTGAAAAGGGATCCTCATTGACTATGGCACTTCCATAAATCCTCATTCCACAAACATCAGAGGATGAATTTCTTACTCCTCCTCTGTCGACAAGGTGAGCCATAAAAGGCATTGCAATTTCACCCATCTCCAAACTCTTGTTTTTCACTTCTTCAGCTGCTGCAACTTTTCTGAGCTTTCCCTTTTCAAGAGGTGGAAAGTGAACGCACAAATTGAAACATTCTGCACCAAACTTGTTAATAAGTGCCTCCACTGCTTCACTGATTGCCTGTTTGAAGTTATCATCAAAGTCCCATGAGATGACCTTAAACTCATAGCCACAAAAAGGTACTATATGGGCAAACACACAAGCTTCTCCAAACATCTTTGCAAGCCCAAGATTTCTGTGAGCAGTCACAAGGTCATCAAAATAGTTACAGCCAGGATTTTCTGTTGAGTAATGTTTTGCAGCCTGTTTTAAGCGTTCCCACTGCCCATAATGGAAGTTCTCTGCTAGTAACATGTGTGAGTGTCCATGGTGTTGTGAAGCTCCTGCTCGTGCACGACAATTCCAGTTCATGATCGGGTAAATTGCCAGTGGGTTGTTTTTATGGGTAACTTCAAACCACTGAGTACACAAGTCCAAAATATCACACAGTTTTTtctaaaatcaaataaaaaaatcagaaaaaaattaacttccaAGGTCTGActgagtttgaatattctcattacctgtttgctgggtagTGTATGGATATGATAGGGAGAGGTtatatgttaatcacctctggatGTTAAAGGTTGAAGGTTATTtgctttttggctttttttcttttcatattcaaaaagaaaaataagaaaaagatcAACTCTATTTATGATGaagataaataagtaaaaagaCTTCCACTAACCTTGTTCATAAGGCTTGGTGGATGTTCCTTGAATACAACCATACTATGCAATCCATCATATTTTGCAACATTGGATGCCGTCAAACCACTTGCATTTTCCAATCGACCCCACTGATCTGAAATCATGTAATGTGGTATAATTCAGACTTTTTCAAGAGAATAATTACAATATGTGAACATCATGGTATTACCTGCTGCAGTATAATCAAGTGGTGTGCAGAAGTCACACTCTGGTACTTTGGAACCAAAAGGCATTTCTGCAGACTCCGAGGTAACAGGGTTTGTCTCCCCATTGTTAAGTGGTCTAAGGGCTCTTGCGCCATTAAAACAGGTTTGATTGCAGGTCCAGCAGTCAAATACTCTAACTATTTAAGATAAAATCACAAGGTTAGTTGATGATGCACAATTTTTTGCAAAGAGCTTCATCATATCCACAGACACTTAAAAGATTTCCAACAATGTTCTGCAGACTTCCACAACTGGCCACAAGAGATCCATCATGTCTTTGCTCATAAACATTGGAGACTTCAAGGATAGTATGATCATTAAAGTAGACATTTCTTTCCTCTTATTAGTTTAAATCTAATTTCCAGGGtacataaaggaaaaaaatttgattatgTTTTTTCAGGGTCACCTTTATCCTTCCTTCAGTCTGCAAATGTGAGAGTTGGGCAATAAATAATTTTGCCTTTGTGATCTTCCCTCCCCTGTGGCTTATCTCCCCTGTAGCTAGTCTTTTGAAATATCACCCAATGCTCCCTTAGAAAGGATCAAAGGAAACTATTCTAACCCAGTTCCTAAACATTTCCTGAATGTTTCTGTGGAACGTTTTCTACAAATACCCTAACAGATACCTCAACAAACCCTGCTAGAATCCTCAATATTCCTCACATTACTAATCATACCAGTTTCACCCAAATCTTCTGTCAAAACTCTTTGGGTTTTTAACTGATTAACCCCCCTACGTCATAATcgtgatttattttttattcaggcGTCGCAATCTCTATTTCAGTAACATCTAAGGGATAGGAATCGAACAGAGGGGCTGTCAGCACAGACTTCCACAAGGAAGGGGGTAGTAGGTATTCTATTTTAATAGACAAAGTTTTGCCTTTACAGAAGTTCTACATTTCTATGAAATTTGTGAATACCAACCAACAGTTTGATATTCCGCTCTTTTAATGGATTGGTCATCATTTATGTCGCCTGGGAGCTTGAACCACCGAGTCAATTTCTCCTCAAATTTTTTGGGTATAGTCATTCGACTAGACTGCGTTGATACCCTGAAAATTCGATTAAATGGACCCCATGTTTCGTAGTTTGCTCCTCCATCTCCGCTTTTGAAAAAGTCTCCCAGCTCTAGGATAGATCTGACAGTTTTCCTAGTCATTTTGGGCAGGCTGCTGCTCTTCGCAGTGCAAATTTTGAAGAAGCCGGTTCGAAACGTGGATAGTTGCGCGCCTACTTTTTAAAGCCTTTCTGCCAGCAGATGCACCAGTGGAGCATGCGCACTTTTAACAATAAATCAAGATGGCGTCTACAGAAGAAGTCTTGGTCTGGACCCCAGAACTCGAAGTCAGTTTGTTTCATTCCATGAAAGGGCACAAGCCAGTCGGTGAGTCTgcgttttatttacaaacagaGTTTTTGTCattga from Pocillopora verrucosa isolate sample1 chromosome 2, ASM3666991v2, whole genome shotgun sequence includes the following:
- the LOC131780105 gene encoding stromal membrane-associated protein 1 isoform X1, with translation MSSRAQRDKGQAQNTNQAILSELLKEEENRYCADCGAKGPRWASWNLGVFLCIRCAGIHRNLGVHISRVKSVNLDSWTPEQMDSIQQWGNKRAAEFWECYLPSDFRRPQTDSTVEAFIRSKYERKQYLKKDGLPPTRSTSSSAKETKSSDKRKRREKKEEGISITPLKIEAEKKVAPAVSSVAQPRPHSHPPPVKAPEPAKPAALVDLLSLDTPAPAPARAPAPVSSAGLLNSLAQPMPAASQPAKTGLESELIDFGAFQANTTIDTGFSQSQQQLNTQVPQESNQESLLKDDSTTNKSTKDSIMALYAPKTQGSQPQMYGVPGGMYIPPQQHQQQPLPNQHPAMFNRMGAGPPQGVGAVPPHGMPVGMGVPRQPAFMQQQQQQQQVAQIQQQMQQMRLKQQMPPQQMNMPNGNPNMFASAQPSVSNGWMPQQPMSFPQQQHPQFVTTGPIPNGMAGYGAYPMGSVPGSGQTLSHQLWK
- the LOC131780105 gene encoding stromal membrane-associated protein 1 isoform X3, which encodes MSSRAQRDKGQAQNTNQAILSELLKEEENRYCADCGAKGPRWASWNLGVFLCIRCAGIHRNLGVHISRVKSVNLDSWTPEQMDSIQQWGNKRAAEFWECYLPSDFRRPQTDSTVEAFIRSKYERKQYLKKDGLPPTRSTSSSAKETKSSDKRKRREKKEEGISITPLKIEAEKKVAPAVSSVAQPRPHSHPPPVKAPEPAKPAALVDLLSLDTPAPAPARAPAPVSSAGLLNSLAQPMPAASQPAKTGLESELNTQVPQESNQESLLKDDSTTNKSTKDSIMALYAPKTQGSQPQMYGVPGGMYIPPQQHQQQPLPNQHPAMFNRMGAGPPQGVGAVPPHGMPVGMGVPRQPAFMQQQQQQQQVAQIQQQMQQMRLKQQMPPQQMNMPNGNPNMFASAQPSVSNGWMPQQPMSFPQQQHPQFVTTGPIPNGMAGYGAYPMGSVPGSGQTLSHQLWK
- the LOC131780105 gene encoding stromal membrane-associated protein 1 isoform X2 gives rise to the protein MSSRAQRDKGQAQNTNQAILSELLKEEENRYCADCGAKGPRWASWNLGVFLCIRCAGIHRNLGVHISRVKSVNLDSWTPEQMDSIQQWGNKRAAEFWECYLPSDFRRPQTDSTVEAFIRSKYERKQYLKKDGLPPTRSTSSSAKETKSSDKRKRREKKEEGISITPLKIEAEKKVAPAVSSVAQPRPHSHPPPVKAPEPAKPAALVDLLSLDTPAPAPARAPAPVSSAGLLNSLAQPMPAASQPAKTGLESELIDFGAFQANTTIDTGFSQSQQLNTQVPQESNQESLLKDDSTTNKSTKDSIMALYAPKTQGSQPQMYGVPGGMYIPPQQHQQQPLPNQHPAMFNRMGAGPPQGVGAVPPHGMPVGMGVPRQPAFMQQQQQQQQVAQIQQQMQQMRLKQQMPPQQMNMPNGNPNMFASAQPSVSNGWMPQQPMSFPQQQHPQFVTTGPIPNGMAGYGAYPMGSVPGSGQTLSHQLWK
- the LOC131780130 gene encoding uncharacterized protein, translated to MTRKTVRSILELGDFFKSGDGGANYETWGPFNRIFRVSTQSSRMTIPKKFEEKLTRWFKLPGDINDDQSIKRAEYQTVVRVFDCWTCNQTCFNGARALRPLNNGETNPVTSESAEMPFGSKVPECDFCTPLDYTAADQWGRLENASGLTASNVAKYDGLHSMVVFKEHPPSLMNKKKLCDILDLCTQWFEVTHKNNPLAIYPIMNWNCRARAGASQHHGHSHMLLAENFHYGQWERLKQAAKHYSTENPGCNYFDDLVTAHRNLGLAKMFGEACVFAHIVPFCGYEFKVISWDFDDNFKQAISEAVEALINKFGAECFNLCVHFPPLEKGKLRKVAAAEEVKNKSLEMGEIAMPFMAHLVDRGGVRNSSSDVCGMRIYGSAIVNEDPFSIAQQLGWSM